The following proteins come from a genomic window of Candidatus Bathyarchaeota archaeon:
- a CDS encoding 3-dehydroquinate synthase II, with protein MKELWINLEEAPKEKLNEILSLCINLCDVVFLPKELINEARKIGVKKIASTSNEGDIKIVDVSLKKDLEKIKEGEAVRIFIKSGEDEDLAISAIEAGARYVIVNCVDWKIIPLENLIAKIQQYKGKLIAEVSNIEEVKTALKILELGVDGILIKTFETSKIEEANKIIKKIEDTIELKTAKITSLKPLELGARVCVDTCDIMKEGEGILVGSQSSGLFLVQAEVQVNPYVEPRPFRVNAGAISSYVLAPGNKTRYLSELKAGDEILVVNREGKTRKTNVCRVKIEYRPLILVEAEYNNETFKVVLQNAETIRLVTKNSSKSIAELKPGDEVLIRFEKGGRHFGTLVKEETVIEK; from the coding sequence ATGAAGGAGCTTTGGATTAACTTAGAAGAAGCACCAAAAGAAAAATTAAATGAAATTTTATCTTTATGTATAAATTTATGTGATGTAGTTTTTTTACCTAAAGAATTAATAAATGAAGCTAGAAAAATAGGAGTAAAAAAAATAGCTTCTACTAGCAATGAAGGCGACATAAAAATTGTTGATGTTTCCTTAAAAAAAGATTTGGAAAAAATAAAGGAAGGTGAAGCAGTAAGAATATTCATAAAAAGTGGTGAAGATGAAGATTTAGCTATTTCAGCAATTGAAGCTGGAGCCAGGTATGTTATAGTTAATTGTGTTGATTGGAAAATTATTCCCTTAGAAAATTTAATTGCAAAAATTCAACAGTATAAAGGAAAGTTAATAGCTGAAGTTTCAAATATTGAAGAAGTTAAAACAGCTCTTAAAATTTTAGAGTTAGGGGTAGACGGTATCTTAATTAAAACGTTTGAAACTTCAAAAATTGAAGAAGCAAATAAAATTATAAAAAAAATAGAAGATACAATTGAGTTAAAAACCGCTAAAATAACAAGTTTAAAACCTCTTGAGTTAGGCGCTAGAGTCTGCGTTGATACCTGTGATATAATGAAGGAGGGTGAAGGAATCCTTGTTGGAAGCCAATCTTCAGGATTATTTTTAGTTCAAGCTGAAGTTCAAGTAAATCCATATGTTGAACCTAGACCATTTAGAGTGAATGCAGGTGCTATATCATCCTACGTGCTTGCTCCAGGAAATAAAACAAGATATTTATCAGAATTGAAAGCTGGTGATGAAATTTTAGTAGTTAACAGGGAAGGAAAAACAAGAAAAACAAATGTTTGTAGAGTTAAAATAGAGTATAGACCTTTAATTTTGGTTGAAGCTGAATACAATAATGAAACATTTAAAGTTGTTTTGCAAAATGCTGAAACAATAAGGCTTGTAACTAAAAACTCTTCAAAATCTATTGCTGAATTAAAGCCTGGTGATGAAGTTTTAATAAGATTTGAAAAAGGTGGAAGACATTTTGGAACTCTTGTTAAAGAGGAAACTGTGATAGAAAAGTGA
- the aroD gene encoding type I 3-dehydroquinate dehydratase, with product MKPPICVSIPVTSIKEAIKLAKKTEKQKADLIEFRLDYFKGNKLEIEKLSKAVKIDKIATNRLKNEGGKYTGKEADRIKVLIEAAEKGFEIIDLELKTLNLKKVVKTVVETGAKPLISFHNFKETPSTTVLETIYNKEVAAKAEVCKIVTKALTPMDNIKLFNLLLKAHKKPLVCFAMGKYGVPSRILSPIFGGAFTYACINKNFKVAPGQLTIQELRKIYSLMGFI from the coding sequence GTGAAGCCCCCCATATGTGTTTCAATACCTGTAACTTCAATTAAGGAAGCTATAAAATTAGCTAAAAAAACTGAAAAACAAAAGGCTGATTTAATAGAATTTAGACTAGATTATTTTAAAGGTAATAAATTAGAAATTGAAAAATTAAGTAAAGCCGTTAAAATTGATAAAATAGCAACTAATAGATTAAAAAATGAAGGGGGCAAATATACAGGTAAAGAAGCTGATAGAATAAAAGTTTTAATTGAAGCTGCTGAAAAAGGTTTTGAAATAATAGATTTAGAGTTAAAAACTTTAAATCTTAAAAAAGTTGTTAAAACTGTTGTGGAAACAGGAGCTAAACCATTAATTTCCTTTCATAATTTTAAAGAAACACCTTCAACTACTGTTTTAGAAACGATATATAATAAGGAAGTGGCGGCTAAAGCTGAAGTTTGCAAAATAGTAACTAAAGCTTTAACACCTATGGATAATATAAAACTTTTTAATTTATTGTTAAAAGCTCATAAAAAACCTTTAGTTTGTTTCGCTATGGGAAAATACGGTGTTCCATCCAGAATTTTATCGCCTATTTTTGGTGGAGCATTCACATATGCATGTATAAATAAAAACTTTAAGGTTGCACCAGGTCAACTTACAATTCAAGAATTAAGGAAAATATATTCGTTAATGGGGTTTATTTAA
- a CDS encoding shikimate dehydrogenase gives MTSETKLYGLIGYPIKHSVSPQIHNSAFKTLNINAVYLTFEVKKEFLKKAINGVKALGIKGLNVTIPHKVNVIKYLDELNYEANLIGAVNTILNEDEELVGFNTDYTGVLKTFEAYKVDLNDKKIVLLGAGGAAKAIAFAIAEQSSSLIILNRTKRKAVNLAKELNKKLKVNVAGDSLTFETLKNSLKNADILINATSVGMHPNADQTLVTKDFIKKDMVVLDIVYNPLETKLLKEAKKAEAKCINGVEMLVQQAAEAFKIWFKIDPPINEMRNAALKSLIGEKTN, from the coding sequence ATAACAAGCGAGACTAAACTTTATGGATTAATAGGATACCCGATAAAACATTCTGTAAGCCCTCAAATTCATAATTCAGCTTTCAAAACCCTTAATATAAACGCTGTTTACTTAACTTTTGAAGTAAAAAAAGAATTTTTAAAGAAAGCCATAAATGGCGTTAAGGCTTTAGGAATTAAAGGTTTAAACGTAACTATACCTCATAAAGTTAACGTTATAAAATATCTTGATGAATTAAATTATGAAGCGAACTTAATAGGTGCGGTTAATACAATTTTAAATGAAGATGAAGAGCTTGTAGGTTTTAACACTGATTATACAGGCGTTTTAAAAACTTTTGAAGCTTATAAAGTTGATTTAAATGATAAAAAAATTGTTTTGCTTGGAGCTGGAGGCGCAGCGAAAGCTATAGCTTTCGCCATAGCTGAACAATCATCATCTTTAATTATTTTAAATAGAACAAAAAGAAAAGCTGTAAATTTGGCTAAAGAATTAAATAAAAAACTTAAAGTTAATGTTGCAGGAGATTCATTAACTTTTGAAACTTTAAAAAACAGTTTGAAGAATGCAGATATACTTATAAATGCAACTTCAGTTGGTATGCACCCAAATGCTGATCAAACTCTTGTAACTAAAGATTTTATAAAAAAAGATATGGTTGTTTTAGATATTGTTTATAACCCATTAGAAACCAAACTTTTAAAAGAAGCTAAAAAAGCTGAAGCTAAATGCATTAATGGTGTTGAAATGCTTGTTCAGCAAGCTGCTGAAGCTTTTAAAATTTGGTTTAAAATTGACCCGCCAATAAATGAAATGAGAAATGCAGCTTTAAAAAGTTTAATTGGAGAGAAAACAAATTGA
- a CDS encoding shikimate kinase: MKTGEAIAFGAATIINAMATGKGAAFGINLWTKAKVTFKKGKFIKVKILPDSKENPILAKKVIEKIFKKFNINGLGAYVETKSNIPIARGLKSSSVAANAIALAATAALKEKISDLELINLGVEAALEAKVTVTGAFDDACASYFGNIIVTDNIKKKIEAFYALNKDYNVLIYVPKKKSYTFNVNINKIRKVAFLINYVYNEALKGNFWEAMSLNGLIYSTVLDYKPEIAMNALLHGAIAAGLSGKGPAVIAVAPEENVIKDLVKAWSKYKGELIKAKTNREKAYVIDEP, from the coding sequence TTGAAAACTGGTGAAGCTATAGCTTTTGGAGCAGCCACAATAATTAATGCTATGGCAACAGGCAAAGGAGCAGCTTTTGGAATAAACTTATGGACTAAAGCTAAAGTAACATTTAAAAAAGGTAAATTTATTAAAGTTAAAATTTTACCAGATTCAAAAGAAAACCCGATTTTAGCGAAGAAAGTTATAGAAAAAATATTTAAAAAATTTAATATCAACGGTTTAGGAGCTTATGTTGAAACAAAATCAAACATTCCTATTGCTAGAGGATTAAAAAGCAGCAGTGTAGCAGCTAACGCTATAGCGTTAGCTGCTACAGCAGCCTTAAAAGAGAAAATTTCAGATTTAGAATTAATTAATCTAGGTGTTGAAGCTGCATTAGAAGCTAAAGTTACAGTTACAGGCGCTTTTGATGATGCTTGCGCTTCATATTTTGGAAACATTATTGTAACAGATAACATTAAGAAAAAGATAGAAGCATTTTACGCTTTAAATAAAGATTATAATGTTTTAATTTATGTACCTAAAAAGAAAAGTTACACATTTAATGTTAACATAAATAAGATAAGGAAAGTTGCTTTTTTAATTAATTATGTTTATAATGAAGCTTTAAAAGGAAATTTTTGGGAAGCTATGAGTTTAAATGGATTAATATATTCTACAGTTTTAGATTATAAACCTGAAATAGCAATGAATGCCCTTCTTCACGGAGCTATTGCAGCTGGGCTTTCAGGTAAAGGACCAGCCGTTATAGCGGTTGCACCTGAAGAAAATGTTATTAAAGATTTAGTTAAAGCTTGGAGTAAATATAAAGGTGAGTTAATTAAAGCTAAAACTAATAGGGAAAAAGCTTATGTGATTGATGAACCTTGA